The sequence GCGCCGTCCCCGGCTTGCGTTCGCGCGCGTCGCGCTGGGTCGCACCTGGGCAGTCGCCCTGGGGGAGCCCGCCGATCGGGGTCTGGCCGACGGCCGGCAGCTGCGCGTCCGGCAGCCCCAGCCCGGTGCTCGACTCGACCGTCTTCGCCGGGCGTACCCGGCACCGGGCGCGGGCGGCGCGCATCCCCGGGCCCGCCGGAACGGCCCGGAGGAACCCGTCCGAGGCGCCGGCACCCAGCGCGGCGGTCCGGCCGCCCGTCCCGGCGGCCGGGTCCGGGAGCGTGCGCATGATGCCGTGGCCCGTGGTGGCGGTCTCGTAGAGGAGCGTCGACGGGCCGGCCACCGCGCTCGGCGCCGCCTTGGCGGGTGCGGCGTCCGTCGGCGCGGCCGCCACGGCGATCGCGGTGGCGAACGAGGCGAGGACGGAGACCCTCAACAGGCTTCTGGCGGAGCGGTTCATTCTTTCCCCCGGGGTTTTCGGATTGGCCCTGCACATGTGGCGTGCGCCCGAGCGGCTGGTGAATCCCGGCGCACCGTCGAGCGGGGACGCTAGTACACGACGGTGCCGCATGCGGCCGATTCGAAAATGACTTGGGGAAACCAGAAAGATCTAGATGGACTGATCATAGGTGTGCGGCGAAATGCCAAATGCCGACAATTTCCGATAAAGCAAGAGCGGGGGCGCCCCGAGGGGCACCCCCGCCTGCGGGGGCCGTCCGGGCTACTCGGCGGCGCCGAGGGAGATGGCCTGGTCGACCTCGCCCTTGCGGGCGGCGAGCTCGGTCGCGTAGCGCTCCTCGTCGACCTTCTCGGCGATCTCCTCGTCCTGCTTCATCAGGGCTTCGAGGTCGGCCTTGGCGTTGTCGAGGACGCCCATGTCCTGGTAGGCGGCCTGCACCTTGTCACCCCAGAGGCCCACATCCCGGACACACGGGACGATGCGACTGAAGAGCAGCGACTGGTAAAGGGTGTACATGTCGGAGTTGTCGACGTACTCCATGCACCGGTCGACCGGCATGTCGAGCTGCTCGAAGATCTCGCGGCCCTTGAAACGGTCGCGCATCAGGTAGCAGCCCTCGACGACGAACTCCTCGCGCTCGGCCCGCTCCTTGTCGGTGAGCTCGGCGTAGTAGTCCTTGAGCGCGAGCCGCCCGAACGCGACGTGCCGCGCCTCGTCCTGCATGACGTAGGCGAGGAGCTGCTTGACGAGCGGGTTCGTCGACATGTCCCGGTACAGCCCGAACGCGGCGAGGGCGAGCCCCTCGATGAGGACCTGCATGCCGAGGTAGGGCAGGTCCCAGCGGCTGTCCTCCAGCGACTCGGCGAGCAGCTTCGCCAGGTCCTGGTTGATCGGGTAGTACATGCCGATCTTCTCGTGCACGAACTTCGCGTACAGCTCGACGTGCCGCGCCTCGTCCATGGTCTGGGTGGCGGCGTAGAACTTCGAGTCCAGGTCGGGGACGGTCTGGACGATGCGCGCCGAGACGTTCAGCGCGCCCTGCTCGCCGTGCAGGAACTGGCTGAACAGCCACGAGCCCTGGTGGCGGCCGAACTCGTCCTTCTCCTTCTGTGACATCTTGTCCCAGATGTCGGACCCGAACAGCGGGTTGAAGTTCTCCGGCAGCCCGGCGATGTTGATCGGATCGACCTCAAGGTCCCAGTCGATGCGCTTCTGCGCGTCCCACTGCTTGTCCTTGCCCTTCTGGTACAGGTTCAGCAGCCGGTCGCGGCCGTCGTCGTACTCCCAGGTGAAGCGGGTGTCGCCCGCCATCGGGACGTTCCACGTGTCGTTCGGGACCGGCGTGACGTAGAGATCGTGGGAACTCACGGGGGGATCCTCCTCCAGGGGTGACGCCGCACGATCGCGACGCGGGTGTGCACCGCCCTTGGCTTTACATGCCTTCGTAACATGTAAAGCCCGCGGAGGCCAGGGAGTCGCCGGAACCCGTGACGGGAGGGCTACCGATAACAGTCGCCCGAACACGGTCGCCCGCGCCCCCGGGGAGAGGGTGCGGGCGAGCGGGCGGAACGGTCCCGGGGGTCAGCGGGACTGGAGGGCGTCCAGGCCGACGGCCTGGGCGATGACGAGGCGGCGGTCCAGGCGCGGATCGCCGATCTCGACGACGTAGCGGTCGCGGAAGCCGAACTTCTTCTCGACGCTGAAGACGACCTGGTCGCCGGCGTAGAAGTCGAAGTGGTACGGCCACGCGAACGGCAGGTTCTCCACGTACGGGATGAACTGCCAGACACGCCGCAGCAGGGCGACGAACTTGTTGCGCTCGCTGCCGGTGGTCACGCCGAGGCCCGGCTGCTCCAGATGCCAGGTGGAGGCGAGCAGCGACTTCTTGAAGTCCTTGCGGAACACCCCGATCGGCTGCCCGTGGGCGTCCGTGATGTCGTACGCCGACGCGAGGTCGATGCGCTTGCGCGCCTTGAAGCCGAGGATCGGGCGCGTCTTGGAGTCGTCCGAGTACAGGGTGACCTGCTCCTTGAACGCCAGCCGCTTCTGCTGCGCGAAGGCGAGCAGCTCGCCCTCCCCGCCGCCCGGCCCCTCCGCGTGCACCTCGTACTGGTTCACCATCAGGCGCACCCGCTGCCGGATCAGCAGCCTGCGCTGTGTCTGGAGTCTTTCCTCGTCCAGCGAACTCACCCGTTCCGTGTCGGTTTGCGGAGGGGAGTCTGCCATAGCGAGTCCCTTTCATCCGGCGTTTCCCGGATGCGCCCGACCTCGGGGTCAGTACTCCTGGATGTGCGCGGCCAGGTAGCCGTGGATCAGCCGCTCGGCCTCGGCGACGATCTCCGGGTCGCCGTCCGGGCTGCGGCGGAACGCCATCTTCAGCACGGCGTCGCCGGCCTCGACCGAGATGGCGAGCGCGGTGGCGAGGCCGGGGGTGTCCTGGACGCCGAACGTGTCCACGATCATGCGGCGGAGCCGGTCGGCGACCACCGCGTTGTTGTCGGCGTCGGAGTCGAGCAGGTTGACGTCGGCGACGTCGCCGAAGCGCAGCACCCGGAAGCCGGGCACGGTCCGGTGCATCTCGACGAAGATCTCGATGATCGCGCCGACGGTGTCGGACCAGTCGCCGAACCTGCCCGCGGCGAGCCGCGCGGAGATCCGGTCGCCGAACTCCTCCAGGTTGCGCAGCGCGAGCGCCTGCGCGACCGCCCGCTTGTCGGGGAAGAACTGGTACACCGAGCCGATCGCCACCTCGGCGCGCTGGGCGATGCGCGTCGTGGTCAGGCCGTCGTAGCCGTCCTCGTCCAGGATGTCGGCGCAGGCGTCCAGCATCCGCTGGACGCGTTCGGCGCTGCGGCGCTGGGCGGGACGGCGGCGGAGCGGGGTTCGGATCTCGGTCACCCCGCCATTGTCCCTCGGACGCAGCGGTGCTGAGCATGCACAGCGTGCCATACCTCTGGGTCGCGGGAGTCTTCCGCCCGCACCACCCCGCCACTAATATCCGAAGGCTATTCGCATTTTCGGTCGGACCATGGGGGAAGGAAGCGCGGATGGGTCTTCCGGAGGACTTCCGCTGGGGCGTCGCCACCGCCGCCTACCAGATCGAGGGCGCGGTCGGGGAGGACGGGCGGGGACCGTCCACCTGGGACACGTTCTCCCACACGCCCGGGCGGACCCGCGACGGCCACACCGGCGACGTCGCCTGCGACCATTACCACCGCTGGCCCGAGGACGTCGCGCTGATGGCGGGCCTCGGCGTCGACGCGTACCGGTTCTCGATCGCGTGGCCGCGCGTGCAGCCCTCCGGCAGCGGCGCCGTCAACGCCGAGGGCCTCGACTTCTACGACCGGCTCGTGGACGGCCTGCTCACCGCCGGCATCGCCCCCGCCGCCACGCTCTACCACTGGGACCTCCCGCAGCCGCTCGAAGACGCCGGCGGCTGGATGGAGCGTGACACCGCCTACCGGTTCGCCGAATTCTCCTACCTGGCGGCCGAGCGCCTCTCCGACCGCGTCGACATGTGGATAACTCTGAACGAGCCCGTGGTCGTCACCGCCTACGGCTACGCGTTCGGCGTCTACGCCCCCGGCAGGACGCTCCTGCTCGACGCGCTGCCCACCGCGCACCACCAGCTCCTCGCCCACGGCCTCGCCGTCAACGCCCTGCGCAGCCGGGGCGCGCGCAGGATCGGGCTGACGAACCACTACTCCCCGGCCTGGGCCGCCTCCCCCGCCGACCAGCCCGCGGCCGACGCCTTCGACGCGTTCATGAACCGGCTGTTCACCGACCCCGTCCTGCTCGGCCGCTACCCGGACCTGATGGGGGACGCGCCGTACATCCGCTCCGAGGACATGTCGGTCATCGCCTCGCCCATCGACTTCCTGGGAGTGAACTACTACAACCCCACACGGATCGCGACCCCGGCCGAGGGCCCGCTGCCGTTCGACATCGTGGACATCACCGAGTACCCGACGACGGGGATGGGCTGGCCGATCGTCCCGGACGCCTTCCTGTCGCTGCTGCGCACCCTCGACTCCCGCTACGACCTGCCGCCGCTCCACATCACCGAGAACGGCTGCTCGTTCGCCGACGAGCCCGGTCCGGACGGCGCCGTGGACGACCCGGCCCGCATCGAGTTCCTGGACGCCCACATCGCCGCCGTGCGGACCGCCGTCGACGAGGGCGTCGACATCCGCGGCTACTTCGCCTGGTCGCTCCTGGACAACTTCGAATGGGCCGAGGGCTACCACCCCCGCTTCGGGCTCGTCCACGTCGACTACGAGACGCAGAAGCGCACGCCGAAGGCGTCCTACGGCTGGTACCGGGACCTCATCGCGTCGTCCAGGCGTCGCTGACGGGCCCGGCGGGCGGCCGCTCCCACGCCTGACGCATGCCCGTCGCCCGCAGTGCGGCATGCTGATGCGCATGGAGACTCCTGAGACGCTCGCGGGCGTGCGCGCCCGGATCGACGCCATCGACGGGCGGCTCGTCCGACTGCTGGCCGAACGCGAAGGGCTGGTGCGCGAGGCCGCCGCCTTCAAGCGCGACGAGCGGGCGGTCCGCGCGCCCGACCGGGTGGAACGGGTGGTCGCCCTGGCGCGGGAGCGGGCCGCGGACGCCGGGCTCTCGCCCGAGGTCGCCGAGACGGTGTGGCGGGCGATGATCGGCGCCTTCGTCGATCTGGAGCTGAACGAGCACGCGCACCGCCGCGGATAGGCTTCTCTCTCCGCTTCGTCGTGGAGGTTCTTGATGCCGGAGACCCGCCCGCTGCGCGCCACCGACCCCCGCGAGATCGGCGGCTCCCGGCTGACGGCCCGGCTCGGCGAGGGCGCCCAGGGCATCGTCTACCTGGGCGAATCCGGCACCGGGCAGCGGGTCGCCGTGAAGCTCCTGCACGCCGACATCGGACGGGACGAGCGGGCCCGCACCCTCTTCGACCGGGAGCTGGCGGCGGCCCGCCGCGTCGCCCCGTTCTGCACCGCCCGCATCCTCGCGGCGGACGCCGACGGCGACATCCCCTACATCATCAGCGAGTACATCGACGGGCCCTCCCTGCGCGACCGGGTCCTCCAGGAGGGCGCGGCGTCCCCGGCGGAGCTGGTCACGCTCGCCATCGGCACCGCGACCGCGCTCGCGGCCATCCATGAGGCGGGCGTCGTCCACCGCGACTTCAAACCGGCCAACGTGCTGCTCGGCCCGGACGGCCCCAAGGTCATCGACTTCGGCATCGCGCGCCCGCTGGAGGCCACTTCCGCCACCCTGACCGGCGCCGTCGGCACCCCCGCCTACATGGCGCCCGAGCAGGTGGCGGGGTCCGCGGGCGGCGCGCCGCTGGACATGTTCGCGTGGGGCTGCACAATGGCGTTCGCCGCGAACGGCGTCCCGCCGTTCGGCAGCGACTCGGTGCCGGCCATCATGCAGCGGATCCTCTACCAGGAGCCGGACCTGGGCGCGCTGACCGGGGACCTGCGGACGCTCGTCGCGTCCAGCCTGGAGAAGGACCCCGCGGCCCGCCCGACCGCCATCCAGGTGCTGCAGCGGCTGCTCGGACTCGGCCCGAACGCCGACCTCCTCGCGGAGGGCACCTCGGCCGTCGCGCGACCGGCCGCACCACCCCAGGCCGGGAACTGGACGCCACCGGCCGCGACGCACCCGTCCGCCGCAGGCTGGACGCCACCCACGCCACCCACGCCACCCCCGTCCCCACCGCCTCTCGGGACGTACCCGGGGAGCCGGCCCCAGACCGGGCGAGGCGGCCGGGTGCTCCTCCTCGCCGGAGCGGCCGCCGCGGTCGTGATCCTGGCCAGCGGGCTCGTCGCCGCGCTCCTCCTCAAGAGCGACGGCAGGGCCGAGGGCGGCCGGACGCCGGTCGCCCAGTCCGCGTCGTCCAAGTCGTGCGCCTACCGGCCCGCGACCGGCGCGAACGTCAAGGAGGTCGGGAAGCCCCCGGTCGCCCTCCCGGCGACGGCCCCGTCCCGCGCCACCGTCGAGACCGGGCTCGGCACGCTCCAGATCTCACTGGACGCCGGAACGGCGCCCTGCACGGTGAACTCCCTGGCCTACCTCGCGGCCCAGAAGTTCTACGACCGCACCTCATGCCACCGGCTCACGACGGACCCGGGCCTCCAGGTCCTCCAGTGCGGCGATCCGAGCGGGACCGGGGCGGGCGGGCCCGGCTACCAGTTCGACGACGAGAGCCTGAGCTCGGCGCGCTACACGCGGGGGGCCGTGGCCATGGCCAACGCGGGCCCGAACACCAACGGCAGCCAGTTCTTCATCCTGTACGGCGACACCACGAGCCTCCCCGCGTCCTACACGGTCTTCGGCCGGGTCACGTCCGGCATGGACATCGTGGACGCGGTCGCCAAGAAGGGCGTCGCGGGCGGCGGCACGGACGGCGCCCCGAAGCAGAAGGTGGCGATCAACGAGCTCCGCACGGCCTGATGCGCGAGATCGAGGAGTCGCACGCGGCCTGCGCGCAGGTTCCTCGTCCCGGCCTCGGCGCGGCCAGGGGCGTGCGCTGGTCATGACGCCCGGCGGGCGGCGGATGAGAAGCGGCTCGCGGCGCGTTGAAGGAGGTGGACACAGCACCCCGACCAAGGAGGACGCTCCCTCGATGGCCCTCAAGCGACCGTCCTTCCTGCCGTCCCTGGACGAGCTCGAACAGCAGGCGCAGAGCAGGTCGTCCCAGCGCGGACGCCCCGGCTCCCACTTCGACCACCCCACCGCGAAGGCCCTGTTCGTGGCCGTCCTGGCCCTGACCGTCATCGCCCACGTCGTCGGCGGCATCGTCTTCCTCGTCCTCGGGCACTGATCGGACCGCAAAACCAGGTGCCGGAGAGGGCGGGACGGGTCATGGTAAGGGGATGCTGGTCGATCACTTTCCGCCGCTCGGGTTGCGGCTGACGACGCCGCGGCTGGAGCTGCGGCTGCCCTCGCCCGAGGAACTCGCCGCGCTGGCCGACCTCGCCGCCGAGGGTGTGCACGACCCGGAGACGATGCCGTTCCTCGTGCCGTGGACGGACCGCCCGCCCGCCGAGGTCGCGCGCGGCGTCATCCAGCATCACTGGAGGAACCTCGCGGAATGGACACCCGAGAAGTGGGAGCTCGACCTCACCGTGTTCCATGAGGGCGAAGTCGTCGGGCAGCAGTCCCTCTGGGCGCAGGATCTCCTCGTCCTCCGGCAGGTCAAGACCGGTTCGTGGCTCGGTCGCCGGCATCACGGCCGGGGGATCGGCACGGAGATGAGAGCGGCCGTCCTGCACCTGGCCTTCGCCGGCCTGGACGCCGAGGAAGCCGCCTCCGTCGCGTTCGAGGCCAACCATGCCTCGAACGCGGTGTCGCGCAAGCTCGGGTACCAGCCCAACGGAGTGGAGCGCCACGTCGTACGCGGGGCCATGACCGTCGAGCAGCGGTACCGGCTCACCCGGGCCGACTGGGAACGCCACCGCACCGTCCCCGTCACGATCGAGGGTCTCGCCCCCTGCCGGACGATGCTGGGGCTTCCGAGATGAGCGAGCGGACTTTCGACGATCTGGTCGCCGAGGCCGGGAGCGTGTCCGTGGCGGGCTGGGACTTCTCCTGGCTGGACGGCCGCGCGACCGAGCAGCGCCCGTCCTGGGGCTACCAGCGCCTGATGAGCGAGCGGCTGGGCCGGGCGCGGGCGGCACTCGACGTCCAGACCGGCGGGGGAGAGGTGCTCGCCGGAGCCGCGAAGCTCCCGCCGACGATGGCGGCGACCGAGTCCTGGCCGCCGAACGTCGCGAAGGCCGCCCGGCTCCTGCACCCGAGGGGCGCCGTCGTCGTCGCCGACTCCGGCGAGCCGCCGCTCCCGTTCGCCGACGAGGCGTTCGACCTGGTCGTCAGCCGCCATCCGGTCGTGATCCGGTGGGACGAGATCGCGCGGGTCCTCGCCCCCGGCGGGACCTACTTCGCCCAGCACGTCGGCCCGGCGAGCGTCTTCGAGCTGACCGAGTTCTTCCTCGGCCCCCAGCCCGCAGCCCGCCGCGAACGGGACCCCGAGGCCGAGAGCGCCGAGGCCCGGGCCGCGGGGCTCGACATCGTCGATCTGCGCGCCGAGCGCCTGCCGATGGAGT is a genomic window of Actinomadura citrea containing:
- a CDS encoding ferritin-like domain-containing protein, with the protein product MSSHDLYVTPVPNDTWNVPMAGDTRFTWEYDDGRDRLLNLYQKGKDKQWDAQKRIDWDLEVDPINIAGLPENFNPLFGSDIWDKMSQKEKDEFGRHQGSWLFSQFLHGEQGALNVSARIVQTVPDLDSKFYAATQTMDEARHVELYAKFVHEKIGMYYPINQDLAKLLAESLEDSRWDLPYLGMQVLIEGLALAAFGLYRDMSTNPLVKQLLAYVMQDEARHVAFGRLALKDYYAELTDKERAEREEFVVEGCYLMRDRFKGREIFEQLDMPVDRCMEYVDNSDMYTLYQSLLFSRIVPCVRDVGLWGDKVQAAYQDMGVLDNAKADLEALMKQDEEIAEKVDEERYATELAARKGEVDQAISLGAAE
- a CDS encoding class I SAM-dependent methyltransferase, giving the protein MSERTFDDLVAEAGSVSVAGWDFSWLDGRATEQRPSWGYQRLMSERLGRARAALDVQTGGGEVLAGAAKLPPTMAATESWPPNVAKAARLLHPRGAVVVADSGEPPLPFADEAFDLVVSRHPVVIRWDEIARVLAPGGTYFAQHVGPASVFELTEFFLGPQPAARRERDPEAESAEARAAGLDIVDLRAERLPMEFFDVGAVVYFLRKVIWIVPGFTVEGHRDRLRELDGQIRRDGVFTAHASRTLIEARKPS
- a CDS encoding GNAT family N-acetyltransferase; translation: MLVDHFPPLGLRLTTPRLELRLPSPEELAALADLAAEGVHDPETMPFLVPWTDRPPAEVARGVIQHHWRNLAEWTPEKWELDLTVFHEGEVVGQQSLWAQDLLVLRQVKTGSWLGRRHHGRGIGTEMRAAVLHLAFAGLDAEEAASVAFEANHASNAVSRKLGYQPNGVERHVVRGAMTVEQRYRLTRADWERHRTVPVTIEGLAPCRTMLGLPR
- a CDS encoding GH1 family beta-glucosidase, which produces MGLPEDFRWGVATAAYQIEGAVGEDGRGPSTWDTFSHTPGRTRDGHTGDVACDHYHRWPEDVALMAGLGVDAYRFSIAWPRVQPSGSGAVNAEGLDFYDRLVDGLLTAGIAPAATLYHWDLPQPLEDAGGWMERDTAYRFAEFSYLAAERLSDRVDMWITLNEPVVVTAYGYAFGVYAPGRTLLLDALPTAHHQLLAHGLAVNALRSRGARRIGLTNHYSPAWAASPADQPAADAFDAFMNRLFTDPVLLGRYPDLMGDAPYIRSEDMSVIASPIDFLGVNYYNPTRIATPAEGPLPFDIVDITEYPTTGMGWPIVPDAFLSLLRTLDSRYDLPPLHITENGCSFADEPGPDGAVDDPARIEFLDAHIAAVRTAVDEGVDIRGYFAWSLLDNFEWAEGYHPRFGLVHVDYETQKRTPKASYGWYRDLIASSRRR
- a CDS encoding TetR/AcrR family transcriptional regulator, with protein sequence MTEIRTPLRRRPAQRRSAERVQRMLDACADILDEDGYDGLTTTRIAQRAEVAIGSVYQFFPDKRAVAQALALRNLEEFGDRISARLAAGRFGDWSDTVGAIIEIFVEMHRTVPGFRVLRFGDVADVNLLDSDADNNAVVADRLRRMIVDTFGVQDTPGLATALAISVEAGDAVLKMAFRRSPDGDPEIVAEAERLIHGYLAAHIQEY
- a CDS encoding protein kinase domain-containing protein codes for the protein MPETRPLRATDPREIGGSRLTARLGEGAQGIVYLGESGTGQRVAVKLLHADIGRDERARTLFDRELAAARRVAPFCTARILAADADGDIPYIISEYIDGPSLRDRVLQEGAASPAELVTLAIGTATALAAIHEAGVVHRDFKPANVLLGPDGPKVIDFGIARPLEATSATLTGAVGTPAYMAPEQVAGSAGGAPLDMFAWGCTMAFAANGVPPFGSDSVPAIMQRILYQEPDLGALTGDLRTLVASSLEKDPAARPTAIQVLQRLLGLGPNADLLAEGTSAVARPAAPPQAGNWTPPAATHPSAAGWTPPTPPTPPPSPPPLGTYPGSRPQTGRGGRVLLLAGAAAAVVILASGLVAALLLKSDGRAEGGRTPVAQSASSKSCAYRPATGANVKEVGKPPVALPATAPSRATVETGLGTLQISLDAGTAPCTVNSLAYLAAQKFYDRTSCHRLTTDPGLQVLQCGDPSGTGAGGPGYQFDDESLSSARYTRGAVAMANAGPNTNGSQFFILYGDTTSLPASYTVFGRVTSGMDIVDAVAKKGVAGGGTDGAPKQKVAINELRTA
- a CDS encoding chorismate mutase is translated as METPETLAGVRARIDAIDGRLVRLLAEREGLVREAAAFKRDERAVRAPDRVERVVALARERAADAGLSPEVAETVWRAMIGAFVDLELNEHAHRRG